From one Ignavibacteria bacterium genomic stretch:
- a CDS encoding T9SS type A sorting domain-containing protein, whose translation MKIVTTIFIWCCIVWSAVAQDFPDSKGTNFWFAVLPNFHNSLEILPFDEALQQEHQLYILISADTITNGVITLRNDAGEVRTEPFTITNPQEVYQFRTYTIPYELVGWNQSGLIDYSAMQTETVAEQSIHISTDHEVTVYVANQAPLTSEAFLVLPTDALAEDYVVASYKSDIDWIGPTTPSSNSTPSQFCVVATEDGTDVTLLPSAATFKSPNLEPQTIRLNKGQVYLVQVDPRVTSRSDLTGSLVRASKPVAVFGGHQRAIVPLEQKKMLTSRDCLIEQMNPIRTWGKSAYATPLAWSSNEVRTGENLYRVIAAFDSTKVFIDGVQVAEIHAHSYYEGQLTAAMELITSKPSMVALLKKTSSASGVGLSNDGDPFMMLVPPAEQFMDKYRFVSIQAYRYVLINNKPEPVSTVYTEQWLNVVIPTAAVPSLVIDGNPVNSRDFQQIGTTRFSYAQLRVTDGVHEASADEPFGIYVYGYGEANSYGYIGGMAFRPLDVKPPVIYGTHQCGVFEGIAADSSIGDTRIHSVQIVAGSEQNVNVSIAPYTPPAASVQFSATLIDPYADGSFILEAVDNAKQSARSTVTIPGFTISAISVTNSPAPVDTSRIFAIGKYVCDTLWIHNYGVFPRTIFRISSSLGSLIAQPETPLEIQPGSRVAVVACRKFDSAGLYSDTLFVWDSCSPRPVYRFVNDVRSDTEPPYTARPGSPCNDTVIAVVGDDRLVDFGIQQSVIRTDLLVNCSVRLLDSSALQYRYQVEVTDKRYDAIYGFEATDSAGNRAVIVDTIPGFTIALNNGPDWFSSNPPWSEEIGDMVCDTIWLSNYGLFPQVITDILLRVNIRFSVPQHQLPISVYPGTSVPLLVCYQPAAVTGVPDADTLELFDECIAKGIELLGNGVPAYLSGSSRCDVTVTTKVISPSSAVQVYPAPADDHLHVFVPGSAVQTTARVLDVTGALIAMLTLQPDGEQRYLADVSDLPGGLFLLQITTNTGLVTKPLIIR comes from the coding sequence ATGAAGATAGTTACAACCATATTTATTTGGTGTTGCATCGTCTGGAGTGCTGTTGCACAGGATTTTCCCGACAGCAAGGGTACAAACTTCTGGTTTGCCGTACTTCCGAATTTTCATAATTCCCTTGAAATACTGCCGTTTGATGAAGCATTGCAACAGGAACATCAGCTGTATATTCTAATTAGCGCTGATACGATTACCAATGGTGTAATAACATTACGTAATGATGCCGGTGAAGTGCGGACTGAGCCTTTTACCATTACAAATCCTCAGGAAGTATATCAGTTCCGAACATACACCATTCCGTATGAGTTAGTGGGTTGGAACCAAAGTGGCCTGATTGATTACAGTGCAATGCAGACAGAAACCGTTGCCGAGCAAAGCATACATATTTCAACAGATCACGAAGTAACCGTCTATGTTGCCAACCAGGCCCCGCTAACCAGCGAAGCCTTTCTGGTTCTTCCTACAGATGCTCTTGCCGAAGACTACGTGGTTGCCTCGTACAAATCCGATATAGACTGGATTGGACCAACAACACCATCGTCGAATTCTACTCCATCCCAATTTTGTGTGGTTGCAACGGAGGACGGAACTGATGTTACTCTTCTCCCGTCGGCTGCCACATTTAAGAGTCCGAATCTGGAACCACAAACAATACGCCTGAACAAGGGACAGGTTTATTTGGTTCAGGTGGATCCTCGTGTCACGTCGCGGTCGGACCTTACCGGCTCACTTGTACGTGCCAGTAAACCGGTAGCCGTTTTCGGTGGTCACCAGCGTGCAATCGTGCCCTTGGAACAGAAGAAAATGCTGACGTCTCGTGACTGCCTGATTGAACAGATGAACCCGATACGCACGTGGGGTAAGTCAGCTTATGCTACTCCGCTGGCATGGAGTTCCAACGAGGTTCGTACCGGTGAAAATCTGTACAGAGTTATTGCGGCATTTGATAGTACGAAGGTCTTTATTGATGGCGTTCAGGTTGCCGAGATACATGCGCACTCGTATTACGAGGGACAGCTTACGGCGGCCATGGAACTCATTACCAGTAAGCCGTCCATGGTTGCATTGCTCAAGAAAACCTCCAGTGCTTCCGGTGTTGGTCTATCAAACGATGGTGATCCATTTATGATGCTGGTACCGCCCGCAGAGCAGTTTATGGATAAATACCGTTTTGTTAGCATTCAGGCATACCGGTACGTGCTTATCAACAACAAACCCGAGCCAGTTTCCACTGTTTACACCGAACAGTGGCTGAACGTGGTAATACCAACGGCAGCAGTGCCGAGTTTAGTAATTGATGGTAATCCGGTGAACAGCCGGGATTTTCAACAAATCGGTACAACACGGTTTTCGTATGCACAGCTCAGAGTAACCGATGGTGTTCACGAAGCATCAGCTGATGAACCATTTGGTATATATGTTTACGGCTACGGAGAAGCAAATTCGTATGGGTACATCGGTGGCATGGCGTTTCGTCCGCTCGACGTAAAACCACCCGTTATTTACGGTACTCATCAATGCGGAGTGTTTGAGGGCATTGCGGCTGACAGTTCAATAGGCGACACCCGCATTCATTCTGTTCAGATCGTTGCCGGTTCAGAACAAAATGTAAACGTTAGTATAGCCCCCTACACCCCCCCTGCCGCATCGGTTCAGTTTTCGGCTACGCTGATCGACCCGTATGCTGACGGATCGTTTATCCTGGAAGCAGTCGACAATGCAAAGCAATCCGCACGCAGTACTGTAACCATACCGGGCTTTACAATTTCTGCCATCTCGGTAACCAATAGTCCTGCGCCGGTAGATACTTCGAGGATTTTTGCCATTGGTAAATATGTATGCGATACCCTCTGGATTCATAATTACGGTGTGTTTCCGCGGACCATATTTCGCATTTCATCCAGTCTTGGCTCACTGATTGCCCAGCCTGAAACACCGCTTGAAATTCAGCCGGGTAGCAGGGTGGCCGTAGTAGCCTGCAGAAAATTTGATTCCGCCGGGCTGTATTCTGATACCCTATTTGTGTGGGACAGTTGCTCTCCCCGACCGGTATACCGGTTTGTAAATGACGTGCGCTCCGATACCGAGCCGCCATACACAGCACGTCCAGGATCGCCGTGCAACGACACCGTAATCGCTGTTGTAGGCGATGACCGACTGGTTGACTTTGGCATTCAACAGTCGGTGATCCGTACCGATCTGCTTGTGAACTGTAGTGTACGGCTGCTCGACAGTTCAGCCTTGCAGTACCGTTACCAGGTGGAGGTAACCGACAAGCGGTACGATGCCATCTATGGTTTTGAAGCAACTGATTCTGCCGGCAACCGAGCTGTTATCGTGGATACGATTCCCGGCTTTACGATTGCACTGAACAACGGTCCGGACTGGTTCTCTTCCAACCCTCCTTGGTCAGAAGAAATCGGCGATATGGTGTGCGATACGATATGGTTGAGCAACTACGGACTATTTCCGCAGGTAATTACGGACATCCTGTTGCGCGTTAACATCCGTTTTTCAGTTCCGCAACACCAGCTCCCCATTTCGGTGTATCCCGGGACGTCAGTTCCGCTGCTCGTTTGTTACCAGCCTGCTGCTGTTACCGGAGTTCCGGATGCTGATACTCTGGAACTATTTGACGAGTGTATTGCCAAAGGCATTGAACTCCTGGGAAACGGTGTACCAGCGTATTTATCCGGTTCAAGCCGATGTGATGTAACTGTTACGACAAAGGTGATTTCACCCTCATCTGCAGTTCAGGTGTATCCAGCCCCTGCCGATGATCATCTGCACGTATTCGTACCCGGGTCAGCGGTACAGACAACAGCCCGGGTTCTGGATGTGACGGGTGCACTCATAGCCATGCTGACGTTGCAGCCTGATGGCGAACAACGATACCTGGCCGACGTTTCGGATCTTCCCGGTGGCCTGTTTCTTTTGCAGATTACCACAAATACCGGGCTGGTAACAAAGCCGCTGATCATCAGATAA
- a CDS encoding metallophosphoesterase, whose protein sequence is MRRRNFLATLAVLPLAVRLKGGSCEVTGNIPSTLQYPELPAGLQTVFAVGDFGTGGSHQKKVAARMNEYAAMRKPLAIVSTGDNIYPSGVDSPADPQWKAKFENIYNLEHLKDLSWIAVLGNHDYRGSTRAQVQYGEINKHWIMPDIYHTTPCPGAETKVTFICLDTQMILKQNQGWLDQLSWLEKTLSETTSAFKIIVGHHPMRSYGHYQDQAFMLKNVKPLMESYGAQAYVCGHDHDMQIIQHPQDTFTCVVSGGGGGCRSTAWGTYTKAAYAKGGFAALHFGTSQLFAELIDIEGKSRGLVPVVNR, encoded by the coding sequence ATGCGTCGTAGAAATTTCCTTGCTACACTTGCCGTACTCCCGCTCGCTGTCCGCCTGAAAGGAGGCTCGTGCGAGGTTACCGGTAATATTCCGTCCACACTGCAGTATCCGGAACTGCCCGCAGGGTTGCAGACGGTGTTTGCCGTTGGGGACTTTGGTACGGGCGGCTCCCATCAGAAAAAGGTGGCAGCACGCATGAATGAATATGCAGCAATGCGAAAGCCACTGGCCATAGTGTCAACCGGTGACAATATCTACCCGAGCGGAGTTGACTCACCAGCCGACCCGCAGTGGAAAGCCAAATTCGAGAATATCTACAATCTGGAACATCTTAAGGATCTGTCCTGGATAGCTGTTCTTGGTAATCACGATTATCGTGGCAGCACCAGGGCGCAGGTTCAATACGGTGAGATCAACAAGCACTGGATAATGCCAGATATCTATCATACCACGCCCTGCCCGGGTGCTGAAACCAAGGTCACCTTCATCTGTCTTGATACGCAGATGATACTCAAGCAGAACCAGGGGTGGTTGGACCAGTTGTCATGGTTAGAAAAAACGCTGTCAGAAACAACGTCAGCGTTTAAGATTATTGTTGGACATCATCCCATGAGGTCGTACGGACACTACCAGGACCAGGCGTTTATGCTAAAGAATGTTAAGCCCCTTATGGAATCGTACGGAGCGCAGGCGTATGTGTGCGGCCATGACCACGATATGCAGATAATCCAGCATCCACAGGATACGTTTACATGCGTAGTTTCGGGCGGTGGCGGTGGATGCCGAAGTACAGCCTGGGGTACATACACGAAGGCAGCGTATGCTAAAGGCGGCTTTGCCGCACTCCATTTTGGAACTTCGCAGCTGTTTGCCGAGTTAATTGATATTGAGGGAAAAAGTAGGGGGCTTGTGCCTGTTGTAAATCGATAA
- a CDS encoding DUF3108 domain-containing protein — protein MQRVVSLILGAVIAICTTSVTSAQLMYEGEELVYRVSYLNITLGTIKTVTEPFTMLDGRRVAKVKVFIDSHPNIPFVSLHSVYESWIDTSITYSHKFNANTLVDDKVWEFDQYLFDYGSKKLTMEKYRNKEKIKSDIVDLPKKYNDGSSLLFAARALLYSGKSFSIPTAIMGNTVSTVINFSGKKQLTEINAVDYPIKTVYLNGDANWTGVYGLTGRFEGWFSDDEARVPIRAKMKVYVGSVTIELKQWKRGSWKPPVGKK, from the coding sequence ATGCAGAGAGTAGTAAGCCTTATCCTCGGAGCCGTTATCGCCATTTGCACTACATCCGTCACATCTGCCCAACTGATGTACGAAGGCGAAGAACTTGTATATCGTGTGTCGTATCTGAATATTACACTGGGAACCATTAAAACAGTTACCGAACCGTTTACAATGTTGGATGGTCGCCGGGTTGCAAAAGTAAAAGTGTTTATCGACTCCCACCCCAACATCCCGTTTGTAAGCCTGCACTCAGTGTACGAGAGCTGGATTGATACATCAATAACGTATTCGCATAAGTTCAATGCCAATACCTTGGTCGACGATAAAGTATGGGAGTTTGATCAGTATCTGTTTGACTATGGATCGAAAAAACTTACAATGGAAAAATACCGGAATAAGGAAAAGATCAAGTCGGACATCGTAGATCTCCCCAAAAAATACAATGATGGTTCGTCGCTCTTGTTTGCTGCCCGTGCCCTGCTGTACTCCGGTAAAAGCTTTAGCATCCCAACTGCGATAATGGGCAACACTGTAAGCACGGTTATTAACTTCAGCGGTAAGAAGCAGCTAACAGAAATCAATGCTGTTGACTATCCGATAAAAACAGTTTACCTAAACGGAGATGCAAACTGGACCGGTGTTTATGGTTTAACCGGACGGTTTGAAGGATGGTTTTCTGATGATGAAGCCCGCGTGCCGATCCGCGCGAAAATGAAGGTGTACGTGGGATCTGTTACAATCGAGTTAAAGCAGTGGAAACGCGGGTCATGGAAACCTCCAGTGGGAAAGAAATAA
- a CDS encoding S41 family peptidase — MKIAPARLSAIVAGTIAIAIAAAVYVQPAVGGDSIFEQVRKFNDVLGLTVKGYVDDVDTQKLTEAAIRGMLSELDPHSVYIPAKEMERVEEEFSGSFEGIGVEFDVIADTITIVSPIVGGPSEALGIMAGDKIVKINDTTAIGMSRTEVPKKLRGKKGTQVKVHIRRTGEKSLLVFDITRDKIPLNSVDASFMIDQTDIGYITANRFSATTHDEIIEAARKLKAQGMKRLLLDLRSNPGGYLDQAFQIADEFIGAGKKIVYTRGRRPEFDEDFMATQHGELENIPLVVLINGGSASASEIVSGAVQDLDRGIVVGETSFGKGLVQRQYPLGDGSAVRITIAKYYTPSGRLIQRPYANKKEYYSGVGRDEGEEGDNIEHQSDIAHADSSKAKPQYKTAGGRTVYGGGGITPDYIVKADTIGMLARKLRSKNLFWKTADQIMKQRGKIIRDDYQGKMTAFLNTFEVTPTDIDILKSFADQDSITWDAKDYTFDEEFIKMIIKAHIGRNIFNNNGYTSVMLRMDSQAKKAMELFDEAKKIAQIN, encoded by the coding sequence ATGAAGATAGCCCCAGCACGACTCAGTGCCATTGTTGCAGGCACCATTGCCATTGCCATCGCTGCTGCCGTATACGTACAGCCGGCTGTTGGCGGCGACAGCATTTTTGAACAAGTCCGGAAGTTTAACGATGTACTCGGCCTAACCGTAAAAGGTTATGTTGACGATGTTGATACCCAGAAATTAACCGAAGCAGCTATCCGCGGCATGCTCTCGGAGTTAGACCCCCACTCGGTGTACATCCCGGCAAAGGAAATGGAACGGGTTGAAGAAGAATTCAGCGGATCATTCGAAGGGATTGGTGTTGAGTTTGATGTTATTGCCGATACCATAACAATTGTATCCCCAATCGTTGGGGGTCCAAGCGAAGCACTTGGAATCATGGCCGGTGATAAAATCGTGAAGATTAACGATACAACCGCTATCGGAATGTCGCGAACCGAGGTTCCTAAAAAGCTGCGCGGAAAGAAAGGCACACAGGTAAAGGTTCACATCCGCCGCACGGGTGAAAAAAGCCTGCTTGTGTTTGATATTACCCGCGATAAAATTCCACTCAATTCAGTTGATGCGTCGTTCATGATTGATCAGACGGATATTGGGTACATCACGGCTAACAGGTTTAGCGCAACAACTCACGACGAGATTATTGAAGCAGCGCGTAAACTAAAAGCTCAGGGAATGAAGAGACTTCTTCTGGACCTTCGCAGCAACCCAGGCGGGTATCTTGATCAGGCATTCCAGATTGCGGATGAGTTTATCGGTGCCGGTAAGAAAATCGTATATACCAGAGGACGACGCCCGGAATTTGATGAAGATTTCATGGCAACACAACACGGTGAACTGGAAAATATACCACTGGTCGTTCTCATAAACGGTGGCTCCGCTTCGGCAAGTGAGATCGTCTCGGGAGCTGTTCAAGACCTGGACCGCGGTATTGTGGTTGGCGAAACCTCATTCGGCAAGGGGCTTGTACAACGGCAGTATCCGTTAGGTGACGGATCGGCCGTTCGCATTACCATTGCCAAGTACTACACCCCGTCCGGCAGACTAATTCAGCGTCCGTACGCTAATAAAAAAGAGTACTACAGCGGTGTGGGGCGCGATGAAGGTGAAGAAGGCGACAATATTGAGCACCAGTCGGATATTGCCCATGCCGATTCTTCCAAGGCCAAACCTCAGTACAAAACTGCTGGTGGACGTACAGTGTACGGCGGAGGTGGGATTACTCCGGATTATATCGTAAAGGCCGATACCATTGGGATGCTTGCTCGTAAGCTTCGGTCAAAGAATTTATTCTGGAAAACTGCAGACCAGATTATGAAACAACGCGGGAAGATAATTCGCGACGACTACCAAGGTAAAATGACTGCCTTCCTGAATACGTTCGAAGTGACTCCCACCGACATTGATATACTCAAATCGTTTGCCGATCAGGATAGCATTACCTGGGATGCCAAGGATTATACCTTTGACGAAGAGTTTATAAAAATGATTATTAAGGCTCATATCGGACGCAACATCTTTAATAACAACGGCTATACCTCGGTTATGCTACGCATGGACTCTCAGGCAAAAAAAGCCATGGAGCTGTTCGACGAAGCAAAAAAAATAGCCCAGATTAATTAA
- a CDS encoding LD-carboxypeptidase has product MQTILPKKLVPGATIGIIAPASPQRDTKRLERGISYLERLGFRVVCGENLHSRHGGYLAGTDDERVADLHSMFADRRVDAVFCSRGGYGSGRLLPLINFDIIKKNPKIFVGFSDITALQLAIFARTGLITFSGAMPSVDMADGFDPFAEEWFWRVLQSAKPLGVIRQPKPKKVIKGGAATGYLIPANLSVLCSIIGSGFLPKWNDKILLLEDIAEETYRIDRMLTQLRLAGILGSIQGLATGYWSQSASDRSTPHRDVHEMISENAGVVNGPVVRNICYGHEKKKLTVPVGIRAKLSARGLGLTFLSAAVQA; this is encoded by the coding sequence ATGCAAACGATTTTGCCGAAGAAGCTGGTGCCCGGTGCAACGATTGGGATTATCGCTCCTGCGTCGCCACAGCGTGATACCAAACGGTTAGAGCGCGGAATTTCGTATTTGGAACGGTTGGGTTTCAGGGTTGTATGCGGCGAGAATCTTCATAGCAGGCATGGTGGATATCTGGCAGGCACCGATGATGAGCGGGTGGCAGATCTTCATTCGATGTTTGCCGACCGGCGTGTTGACGCTGTTTTTTGCTCGCGCGGAGGATATGGGTCAGGACGGCTTCTACCGCTGATAAACTTTGATATTATTAAGAAAAACCCTAAAATATTCGTTGGGTTTTCTGATATCACTGCACTGCAGCTGGCAATATTTGCCCGAACCGGATTAATAACGTTTAGTGGTGCGATGCCAAGTGTTGATATGGCGGATGGTTTCGATCCGTTTGCAGAAGAGTGGTTTTGGCGTGTATTGCAATCGGCGAAACCTCTGGGCGTAATCAGACAGCCTAAACCCAAGAAGGTAATAAAGGGTGGAGCAGCTACCGGCTACCTGATACCGGCAAATCTTAGTGTCCTTTGCAGCATAATTGGCTCGGGTTTTCTGCCCAAATGGAACGATAAAATTTTGCTTTTGGAAGACATCGCTGAGGAAACGTACCGGATTGACAGGATGCTCACGCAGCTACGATTAGCGGGAATACTGGGCAGTATTCAGGGATTGGCCACTGGGTACTGGAGCCAGTCTGCGTCTGACCGCAGTACGCCACACCGTGATGTTCACGAAATGATATCTGAAAACGCTGGTGTGGTGAACGGTCCGGTTGTGAGGAATATCTGTTACGGACACGAGAAGAAGAAACTTACAGTTCCTGTTGGTATTCGGGCGAAGCTTTCTGCAAGGGGGCTCGGGTTAACCTTCCTGAGTGCTGCCGTACAGGCGTAA